One part of the Tunicatimonas pelagia genome encodes these proteins:
- the rfaD gene encoding ADP-glyceromanno-heptose 6-epimerase: MIIVTGGAGFIGSNLIKGLNELGHEDILVVDNLANAQKHLNLNGLFMADFLDKQKFLDVLPSLQNITAIFHQGACSSTTETDGEYMMRNNYQFSKVLFHHCIDRKIPFYYASSASVYGNGDNGFTEERACEYPLNVYAFSKFMFDQYVLRYLKANAVSSPVVGLRYFNVYGYQESHKGSMASVAFHFFNQLREGGKMRLFEGSQDFRRDFIFVEDVVRVNLHFFQQAQSGIYNCGTGEARSFLDIAHIIQQLETEKTEIEFIPFPDYLKGKYQTFTQANLQALRNSGYTKPFVSLEEGVKRYYQRLQSHQGFFTTSFQLGVASE; the protein is encoded by the coding sequence ATGATAATTGTAACGGGCGGAGCCGGATTTATCGGCAGTAATCTTATTAAAGGATTAAATGAATTGGGGCACGAAGATATTTTGGTGGTTGACAATCTGGCTAACGCTCAGAAACACCTCAACCTAAACGGGTTATTCATGGCTGATTTTTTAGATAAGCAGAAGTTCCTCGATGTTTTACCCTCACTTCAGAATATTACTGCGATTTTTCATCAGGGAGCCTGTTCTTCTACTACCGAGACCGACGGCGAATACATGATGCGGAACAATTATCAGTTTTCCAAAGTGCTGTTTCACCATTGTATCGACCGTAAAATACCATTCTACTACGCTTCCAGTGCCTCAGTATACGGTAACGGTGATAATGGCTTTACTGAAGAGCGAGCGTGCGAGTATCCGCTTAATGTATATGCCTTCTCTAAGTTTATGTTCGATCAGTACGTACTTCGCTATTTGAAAGCAAATGCGGTAAGCTCCCCGGTGGTAGGGCTACGCTACTTTAATGTGTACGGCTATCAAGAAAGTCATAAAGGTAGCATGGCTTCCGTAGCTTTTCATTTCTTCAATCAGCTACGGGAAGGAGGAAAAATGCGCCTGTTTGAAGGTAGCCAAGACTTCCGGCGGGATTTTATTTTTGTGGAAGATGTAGTACGGGTTAATCTTCACTTTTTTCAGCAAGCCCAGTCAGGAATATACAATTGTGGTACTGGCGAAGCCCGAAGTTTTCTGGATATTGCCCACATCATTCAGCAATTAGAAACCGAAAAAACTGAGATTGAATTCATTCCTTTTCCTGACTACCTAAAAGGAAAATATCAAACGTTTACGCAGGCAAACTTACAAGCGCTCAGAAATTCTGGCTACACCAAGCCTTTTGTCTCTTTAGAAGAAGGCGTAAAACGGTACTACCAAAGACTACAATCCCATCAGGGATTTTTCACAACTTCTTTTCAATTGGGGGTAGCTTCCGAGTAA
- a CDS encoding S1/P1 nuclease: MKRLLTTLLLIAVTNQLSWGWGQTGHRAIGQLAQWHLSRAAEARITQILGPVDLAMASTWMDEIRSDSAYDYTNTWHWVTVPTGTSYNPEIQEPTGDAYEATQRIIAALKSDTLPLQQEQEYLKILVHLVGDLHQPLHIGKGDDRGGNDVRVRWMYEPDSSNLHRVWDSDMLNAKQLSYTELATHLNRYVTPELVSETQSVYMEQWLDEAVELRGAVYDVPDDKRLGYEYMYHNWPIVEQRLLLAGLRLASILNDIYG; the protein is encoded by the coding sequence ATGAAAAGACTGCTGACTACCTTACTTCTGATTGCGGTGACTAACCAGCTTAGCTGGGGCTGGGGGCAAACTGGACATCGGGCTATTGGGCAATTGGCCCAATGGCATCTGAGCCGAGCTGCCGAAGCGCGTATAACCCAGATTCTGGGGCCAGTAGACTTGGCAATGGCCAGTACTTGGATGGACGAAATCCGTTCCGACTCGGCTTACGATTACACCAACACTTGGCACTGGGTTACCGTACCCACCGGAACCAGCTATAACCCTGAAATTCAGGAGCCGACGGGTGATGCTTACGAAGCTACCCAGCGTATAATTGCTGCTCTGAAGAGTGACACCCTACCATTACAGCAAGAACAAGAGTATCTAAAAATATTAGTTCATCTAGTTGGGGATTTACACCAGCCGTTGCACATAGGTAAAGGAGATGACCGGGGTGGTAACGATGTGCGAGTACGCTGGATGTATGAACCTGATTCATCGAACCTGCACCGGGTTTGGGATAGCGATATGCTTAATGCCAAGCAACTAAGTTACACCGAGTTAGCAACCCACCTCAACCGCTACGTTACGCCTGAACTAGTGAGTGAAACCCAATCCGTTTACATGGAACAATGGCTAGATGAAGCAGTGGAACTGCGCGGTGCGGTATACGATGTGCCGGATGATAAACGTCTCGGTTACGAATATATGTACCACAACTGGCCGATTGTGGAGCAACGGTTACTACTCGCCGGACTGAGGCTGGCGAGTATTCTAAATGATATTTATGGCTAG
- a CDS encoding SGNH/GDSL hydrolase family protein, which translates to MPVSQLLSLCFLILLIGIVACQPEKKRIVFFGDSITQAGNEPGGYIDLLRQQMDTSRYELIGAGISGNKVPDLQGRVQEDVLSHKPDVVLIYIGINDVWHFYKFEGTTGTEKSVYEAGLKDLIQTITATGSEVILATPTVIGEDPDSQDETNQRLVEYAEVVRQVANETNTPLCDLRTNISEYLRANNLSKQYEGILTGDGVHMNRKGNQFLADQFKSCIL; encoded by the coding sequence ATGCCGGTATCTCAGTTACTATCGCTTTGTTTTCTGATTTTATTAATAGGTATTGTTGCTTGCCAGCCGGAGAAGAAACGGATTGTGTTCTTTGGCGATTCTATTACTCAAGCGGGTAACGAACCCGGTGGCTACATTGACCTGCTGCGCCAACAGATGGACACGTCTCGCTACGAACTTATTGGGGCGGGTATCAGTGGTAATAAAGTTCCTGACCTTCAAGGGCGCGTGCAGGAGGATGTGCTGAGTCATAAGCCGGATGTAGTCTTGATCTACATCGGTATTAATGATGTGTGGCACTTCTACAAGTTTGAGGGGACTACTGGAACGGAAAAATCGGTGTACGAAGCCGGGCTGAAAGATTTGATTCAAACCATTACTGCTACGGGTAGCGAAGTAATTTTAGCCACTCCTACCGTGATTGGCGAAGACCCCGATAGCCAAGATGAAACCAACCAGCGATTGGTAGAGTATGCCGAAGTAGTACGGCAGGTGGCTAATGAAACAAATACTCCGCTGTGCGATCTTCGAACGAATATTAGCGAGTACCTCCGGGCAAATAATCTATCCAAGCAATACGAGGGAATACTGACAGGCGATGGCGTACACATGAACCGGAAAGGCAACCAGTTTCTGGCTGACCAGTTTAAATCTTGTATTCTATAG
- a CDS encoding arylsulfatase, with the protein MKLLPTLSVVCISWCLWSCQPVSSPDAQVQDERPNILLIMADDMGYSDLGCYGSEIRTPNLDKLAKSGVAFRHFYNTARCCPTRASLLTGLYPHEAGMGAMVSGADSNPEPGPYQGYLNDQCLTLAELLKPTGYATYMSGKWHVGEKPEYWPTKRGFDKYFGLISGASSYYEVITDQPRVRQMAYNGQPWTPPKEEFYMTDALSDSAASFLTQHFSQENSQPFFLYLAYTAPHWPLHALPEDIARYKGRYDSGWEALRQERYLRMQKEGVIDTSFQLPLWEEDIPEWSQRDTSLHWERRMEVYAAMIDRMDQGLGQVFETLQTNNAWENTLVIFLSDNGGSPEDITGRKLNDPAVEIGLPGSYAAYRKPWSIASNTPFRRYKRHVEEGGIASPLIIHWPNGIEPTERVDSYAHVVDVYPTIANLAQATYPDSVRALRGKNLLSIIENDSAPSERPLFWEHIGHQAMRQGKWKIVSQAPAYQWSLYDMQQDPTELNDVSTEFPKVLEQMSLTYEQWSEEVGVQKRGE; encoded by the coding sequence ATGAAACTACTCCCCACTCTATCTGTAGTATGCATCAGTTGGTGCTTATGGTCGTGCCAACCAGTATCTTCCCCCGATGCCCAGGTACAGGATGAACGTCCGAATATTCTACTAATTATGGCCGATGATATGGGCTATTCGGATTTGGGTTGCTACGGTAGTGAAATTCGTACTCCAAACTTAGATAAGCTAGCGAAATCAGGAGTGGCGTTTCGTCATTTTTACAATACGGCGCGTTGTTGCCCGACTCGGGCTTCTCTGCTCACGGGGTTGTATCCGCATGAAGCCGGAATGGGAGCAATGGTTAGTGGGGCAGATAGCAATCCTGAACCGGGACCATATCAAGGTTATTTGAACGATCAATGCCTCACACTGGCCGAACTTTTAAAACCTACCGGGTACGCTACCTACATGTCGGGCAAATGGCATGTGGGTGAAAAACCGGAATACTGGCCTACCAAACGAGGTTTTGATAAGTACTTTGGCCTAATTAGCGGAGCAAGTAGCTACTATGAAGTGATTACCGACCAACCTCGGGTACGGCAAATGGCCTACAATGGTCAGCCCTGGACTCCACCCAAAGAGGAGTTTTATATGACGGATGCTCTGTCAGATTCGGCAGCTTCTTTCTTAACGCAGCACTTTTCTCAAGAAAATAGTCAGCCTTTCTTTTTGTATTTGGCATATACTGCTCCCCACTGGCCGCTACACGCCCTACCTGAAGATATTGCTCGCTATAAAGGTCGCTACGATAGTGGTTGGGAAGCTTTGCGCCAGGAACGCTACTTACGAATGCAAAAAGAGGGAGTGATCGATACTAGCTTTCAATTGCCACTCTGGGAGGAAGATATACCCGAGTGGAGTCAGCGCGATACCTCACTTCATTGGGAGCGACGAATGGAAGTGTACGCTGCCATGATTGACCGCATGGATCAGGGTTTAGGCCAGGTGTTTGAGACATTACAAACCAATAATGCTTGGGAAAATACGTTAGTGATCTTTTTATCAGATAATGGTGGCTCGCCGGAAGATATCACTGGGCGAAAGCTGAATGATCCTGCCGTAGAAATTGGCCTGCCCGGTTCTTACGCGGCCTATCGCAAGCCCTGGTCTATCGCATCTAACACTCCATTTCGTCGCTACAAACGCCACGTAGAAGAAGGTGGAATTGCTTCTCCGCTCATTATCCACTGGCCCAATGGAATAGAACCAACGGAACGGGTAGATAGCTACGCCCACGTAGTAGATGTTTACCCAACTATTGCCAACTTAGCTCAAGCTACGTACCCAGATAGTGTTCGGGCGTTAAGGGGAAAAAATCTGTTATCTATCATCGAAAATGACTCAGCACCTTCGGAGCGACCGCTCTTTTGGGAGCATATCGGTCATCAGGCCATGCGACAGGGAAAGTGGAAAATTGTAAGTCAAGCCCCGGCGTACCAATGGTCTCTTTACGATATGCAGCAAGATCCCACCGAACTCAATGATGTTAGCACCGAATTCCCCAAAGTACTAGAACAAATGAGCCTAACCTACGAGCAGTGGAGTGAGGAGGTTGGAGTGCAAAAACGGGGTGAGTAA